One region of Desulfovibrio sp. genomic DNA includes:
- the fliW gene encoding flagellar assembly protein FliW — protein MARNKEIEIETRLGRRSIDAEKVVHFPRGLAGFENERDFILLQIRPEAPLLILQSTSNPVVGLLVADPYSFMDKTAYAPALGEAEKQLLQIADMEETAVLVTVSIPAGQPEAAVLNMAGPIIINSQARLGLQVPQCGDGPQQIYMDSLKPVDSEAPAEESGTAPAE, from the coding sequence ATGGCACGAAACAAAGAAATAGAGATCGAAACCCGCCTCGGGCGGCGTAGTATCGATGCCGAAAAGGTTGTGCATTTTCCACGCGGTCTGGCCGGATTTGAAAATGAAAGAGATTTCATTCTGCTGCAAATCCGCCCCGAGGCTCCTCTGCTTATTTTGCAGAGTACAAGCAACCCCGTGGTAGGCTTGCTGGTGGCTGATCCCTACAGCTTTATGGACAAGACCGCGTATGCCCCCGCTCTGGGCGAGGCCGAAAAGCAGCTTCTGCAAATAGCGGATATGGAAGAAACAGCCGTTCTGGTGACTGTTTCCATTCCTGCCGGGCAGCCAGAGGCTGCGGTGCTCAACATGGCCGGGCCCATTATCATCAATTCCCAGGCCCGTCTGGGGCTTCAGGTGCCGCAGTGCGGCGATGGCCCGCAACAGATTTACATGGACAGCCTTAAACCCGTGGACAGCGAAGCGCCCGCAGAAGAAAGCGGAACCGCCCCGGCGGAATAA
- the csrA gene encoding carbon storage regulator CsrA — protein sequence MLILTRRPGESLYLGENIRITVLGMQGKQVKLGLEVPGDTTVYREEVYKRVVEENRRALETSNNDLMVAAELWHETKK from the coding sequence ATGCTGATACTGACGCGTCGCCCTGGTGAAAGCCTTTATCTCGGCGAAAACATACGCATAACCGTTCTGGGTATGCAGGGCAAACAGGTCAAGCTTGGCCTGGAAGTGCCGGGCGACACCACCGTTTACCGCGAAGAAGTGTACAAGCGGGTTGTGGAAGAAAACCGCCGCGCTCTTGAAACCAGTAACAACGACCTCATGGTGGCTGCTGAATTATGGCACGAAACAAAGAAATAG